A genome region from Chengkuizengella sp. SCS-71B includes the following:
- a CDS encoding PucR family transcriptional regulator: protein MEPNQLSEAFKINDLDLLTEYISSVLKKPLIIENKSFELISYSSKFAYRFDTSQQKTILSKKCPLFIIDRLKKDGIFRQLEKFPDPIRINKIEELGLYQRIVVSAKHKGQILGYIWVQEADVVLNEEELHFLKEVSNHVGTLLFKRLKDKSSSQNTKEQMMFELLNQDENEQQILIQANSSNITLPVRFTVVVFSAHNNDELNLMKPVLNKEFQNAKPDAIVLNENNQTIVIIGSESNKEYFTYDKARMLIRNIRDLLNEEQHKKLLIGMGNEYDKLGKLRKSYVEALEVIQSTEFVDRNDYEVPIENKDLGIYRYISTIQERNMQERYENEMILTLQNYDNKNNTNLIRTLEIYLKNNCKLKRTAEELFIHPNTMNYRLKQIMELTSIDFDNFYIKCQLYIDLLLLKKNKPKI from the coding sequence ATGGAGCCGAATCAATTGAGCGAAGCATTTAAGATTAATGATCTTGATCTATTAACAGAATATATCAGTTCTGTTTTAAAAAAACCGCTCATTATAGAAAATAAAAGTTTTGAATTGATTTCTTATAGTTCTAAATTTGCTTATCGCTTTGATACATCACAGCAGAAAACCATTTTATCAAAAAAATGCCCCTTGTTTATCATAGATCGCTTAAAAAAGGACGGTATCTTTCGGCAACTGGAAAAATTCCCCGACCCAATTCGAATTAACAAAATTGAAGAGCTTGGACTATATCAACGAATCGTTGTCAGTGCTAAACATAAAGGACAGATTCTTGGTTATATTTGGGTACAAGAAGCCGATGTCGTTTTAAACGAAGAAGAGTTACACTTTTTAAAAGAAGTTTCAAATCATGTTGGGACTCTATTATTCAAACGTTTAAAAGATAAAAGCTCTAGTCAAAACACAAAAGAACAAATGATGTTTGAGTTGTTAAACCAAGATGAGAACGAGCAGCAAATATTAATTCAAGCAAATTCATCAAATATAACCTTACCTGTAAGATTTACTGTTGTTGTATTTTCAGCTCATAATAATGATGAATTAAATCTAATGAAACCTGTATTAAATAAGGAGTTTCAAAATGCTAAGCCTGATGCAATCGTTTTAAATGAAAATAATCAAACGATTGTCATTATAGGAAGTGAATCTAACAAAGAATATTTCACATATGATAAAGCGAGAATGTTAATTCGTAATATACGTGATTTATTAAATGAAGAACAGCATAAGAAACTGTTGATAGGCATGGGAAATGAATACGATAAGTTAGGAAAGTTAAGAAAAAGTTATGTTGAAGCACTAGAAGTCATACAATCAACAGAATTTGTAGATCGCAATGATTATGAAGTGCCTATTGAAAATAAAGATTTAGGAATATACCGATATATCTCAACAATTCAAGAGCGAAATATGCAAGAGCGTTATGAAAATGAAATGATCTTAACATTACAAAATTACGACAACAAAAATAATACTAACCTTATTCGAACATTGGAAATTTATTTAAAAAACAACTGTAAATTAAAACGGACAGCTGAAGAACTATTCATTCACCCTAATACGATGAATTACAGATTAAAACAAATCATGGAACTAACATCCATAGACTTTGATAATTTTTATATCAAATGTCAGCTATATATAGACTTATTGCTGTTAAAGAAAAATAAACCTAAAATATAA
- the putP gene encoding sodium/proline symporter PutP, translating to MISGATLTTFIIYLIGMLIIGWVAYKKTNNLSDYVLGGRRLGGSVAALSAGASDMSGWLLLGLPGYAYAAGMQATWICVGLALGAYLNWQFVAKRLRVYTEIANDSITIPDFFENRFQDSSKLLRVISAFVVLLFFTFYTSSGLVGGALLFENTFGLEYQIALWVGALVIISYTLLGGFLAVSWTDFFQGILMFLALVVVPIVMIGNMGGWNETAHRIGEIDPSRLDVFSGAGFLGIISLMAWGLGYFGQPHILTRFMAIKHQREIPKARFIGMTWMVISLFGAIFTGFVGIAYFAGTPLTDAETVFIEAANVLFHPVVSGFLLAAILSAIMSTIDSQLLVSSSAIAEDFYKVLIRPSASSKELIWVGRISVLVIALIAIFLAFNPESSVLDLVSYAWAGFGAAFGPIIILSLFWKRMTRNGALGGMIVGAATVVIWKLLSTPELNEAGVVIKEAMIPFDLYEIVPGFILGFITIVIISLIGKNPESSIVTNFEKMESMLKSNS from the coding sequence ATGATTAGTGGAGCGACTTTAACTACATTTATTATTTATTTAATTGGTATGCTTATCATAGGTTGGGTTGCCTATAAAAAAACGAATAACTTATCTGATTATGTCTTGGGCGGTAGACGTTTAGGTGGTTCAGTTGCTGCTTTAAGTGCGGGTGCCTCTGATATGAGTGGTTGGTTATTGTTAGGATTACCGGGTTATGCGTATGCAGCTGGTATGCAGGCGACCTGGATATGTGTTGGGCTAGCTCTTGGAGCCTATTTAAATTGGCAATTTGTTGCTAAAAGACTTCGTGTATATACAGAAATCGCAAACGATTCGATTACTATCCCAGATTTTTTCGAAAACCGATTTCAAGATTCTTCTAAACTCCTTCGCGTGATCTCCGCATTTGTTGTTTTATTATTTTTTACTTTTTATACATCATCTGGTTTAGTAGGAGGAGCCCTTCTTTTTGAGAATACATTTGGATTAGAATATCAGATTGCCCTCTGGGTTGGTGCTCTAGTCATCATTTCTTACACGCTGTTAGGTGGGTTTCTAGCAGTAAGCTGGACTGATTTTTTCCAAGGTATATTAATGTTTCTAGCTCTAGTTGTCGTACCTATTGTCATGATTGGAAATATGGGAGGCTGGAATGAAACGGCTCATCGTATTGGTGAAATCGATCCGAGCAGATTGGATGTTTTTAGTGGTGCTGGTTTCTTAGGAATTATTTCATTAATGGCATGGGGATTAGGATATTTTGGACAACCTCATATTTTGACAAGATTTATGGCTATAAAACATCAAAGAGAAATACCTAAAGCAAGATTTATAGGTATGACTTGGATGGTCATTTCATTATTTGGCGCGATCTTCACTGGTTTTGTAGGAATTGCTTATTTTGCTGGTACTCCATTAACAGATGCCGAGACTGTTTTTATAGAAGCAGCAAATGTATTATTCCACCCTGTTGTTTCAGGATTTTTGCTTGCTGCTATTTTATCAGCTATTATGAGTACAATTGATTCACAGTTGCTTGTATCATCCAGTGCCATTGCCGAAGACTTTTACAAAGTATTAATTCGTCCCTCTGCATCCTCTAAAGAATTAATTTGGGTAGGAAGAATCTCCGTACTCGTTATAGCACTGATAGCCATTTTCCTCGCCTTTAACCCTGAAAGTTCTGTTCTTGATTTAGTTAGTTATGCTTGGGCAGGTTTTGGAGCAGCATTTGGTCCTATTATAATTCTCTCATTATTTTGGAAAAGAATGACTCGGAATGGGGCTTTAGGTGGAATGATTGTTGGTGCTGCTACAGTTGTTATCTGGAAGCTCCTTTCTACACCTGAATTAAATGAAGCTGGTGTTGTAATCAAGGAAGCAATGATACCATTTGATTTATATGAAATCGTGCCTGGGTTTATATTGGGCTTCATTACGATAGTGATCATTAGTTTAATAGGAAAAAATCCTGAAAGCAGCATCGTAACTAATTTCGAAAAGATGGAAAGCATGTTAAAATCAAACTCTTAA
- the pruA gene encoding L-glutamate gamma-semialdehyde dehydrogenase, translating to MRPYKHEPFLDFSKESNQQEMKAALQQVEEEFGNDYELIINGERIKTESKIVSYNPANKNEVIGTVSKANQELAGEAINAAETAFKTWKKWNPEARADILFRAAAIIRRRKAEFSALLIKESGKPWNEADADTAEAIDFLEYYAREMIRLKDGTPVSSRDGEYNKYIYTPMGVTVVISPWNFPFAIMAGTTVAPIVTGNTVVLKPASTTPVVAYKFVEVLEEAGLPKGVVNFCPGSGAEVGDFLVDHPKTSLITFTGSREVGTRIFERASKVNPGQIWLKRTIIEMGGKDTVVVDKNADLEVAAESIFRSAFGFSGQKCSAGSRAVIHQDVYDEVLNRVIEIAKDKIVGDPTDYNTYMGPVIDQASFDKIMSYIQVGKEEGRLVLGGNGDDSKGFFIEPTIIADVDPKARIMQEEIFGPVVAFAKAKDFEEAIEIANNTEYGLTGALISNDREHIEYAKENFYVGNLYFNRTCTGAIVGYQPFGGFNMSGTDSKAGGPDYLIQHMLPKTISETL from the coding sequence ATGAGACCTTATAAACACGAACCATTTTTAGATTTTTCAAAGGAAAGTAACCAACAAGAAATGAAAGCAGCTTTACAACAAGTTGAGGAAGAATTCGGTAACGATTATGAACTTATCATAAATGGTGAACGAATTAAAACAGAAAGTAAAATTGTTTCCTACAATCCAGCTAATAAAAATGAAGTAATTGGTACGGTTTCAAAAGCAAATCAGGAACTTGCTGGAGAAGCGATCAATGCAGCAGAAACTGCCTTTAAAACTTGGAAAAAGTGGAATCCAGAAGCTCGCGCTGATATCTTATTCCGTGCAGCTGCAATTATCCGCAGAAGAAAAGCTGAATTTTCTGCATTATTAATCAAAGAATCCGGTAAACCTTGGAATGAAGCTGATGCTGATACAGCCGAAGCAATTGATTTCTTAGAATATTATGCTAGAGAAATGATTAGATTAAAAGATGGAACTCCTGTATCTAGTCGCGATGGTGAGTACAATAAATATATTTATACTCCAATGGGAGTAACAGTAGTTATTTCACCATGGAACTTCCCATTTGCTATTATGGCTGGAACTACAGTAGCTCCTATCGTTACTGGAAATACAGTTGTACTAAAACCTGCAAGTACCACACCTGTTGTTGCTTATAAATTTGTTGAAGTACTTGAAGAAGCAGGTCTCCCTAAAGGGGTAGTTAATTTTTGCCCAGGAAGTGGTGCTGAAGTTGGAGACTTCTTAGTAGATCATCCTAAAACAAGTTTAATTACTTTTACTGGTTCCCGCGAAGTCGGTACTCGAATTTTTGAACGTGCTTCAAAAGTAAACCCTGGTCAGATTTGGTTAAAGAGAACAATTATTGAAATGGGTGGGAAAGATACTGTTGTTGTTGATAAAAATGCCGACTTAGAAGTCGCAGCTGAATCCATTTTCAGATCAGCATTTGGATTCTCAGGACAAAAATGTTCTGCAGGTTCTCGAGCAGTTATCCACCAAGATGTTTATGATGAAGTGTTAAATAGAGTCATTGAAATAGCAAAAGATAAAATTGTTGGAGATCCAACAGATTATAATACTTATATGGGACCTGTCATTGATCAAGCTTCCTTTGATAAAATTATGTCTTATATTCAAGTTGGTAAAGAAGAAGGTCGTTTAGTTTTAGGTGGAAATGGAGATGATTCAAAAGGATTCTTCATCGAACCAACTATTATTGCTGATGTAGATCCTAAAGCACGAATCATGCAAGAAGAAATATTCGGACCTGTTGTTGCATTTGCAAAAGCAAAAGACTTTGAAGAAGCCATTGAAATTGCAAACAATACAGAATATGGTCTAACAGGTGCACTAATTTCTAATGATCGTGAGCATATCGAATATGCAAAAGAAAACTTCTATGTTGGTAACCTATACTTTAATCGTACCTGTACAGGTGCTATCGTTGGATATCAACCGTTTGGCGGATTCAACATGTCAGGTACAGATTCCAAAGCAGGCGGTCCTGACTACCTAATCCAACATATGCTGCCTAAAACAATCAGCGAAACACTCTAA
- a CDS encoding proline dehydrogenase, with the protein MEALSRNFFLYLSKNKSLNKMAKRYGLKFGASKVVGGIDFDRTVPVIKKLNEMGLCTTVDHLGEFVNSIDETHERTAQEIHTIQTIAKENLDSQTSVKLTSLGLDIDYNLVFENMRSILNEAQKYGIFVTIDMEDETRCQATLDIFKGLKAEFDNVGTVIQSYLYRSREDIDDLKTLLPNLRLVKGAYKESADVAHQEKKDVDENLKQMIKDHLNNGNYTAVATHDDQIINFTKQFAEENNISRDLFEFQMLYGMRAQTQRELVKQGYKMRVYVPYGNDWYGYFMRRLAERPANVAFVAKGLFKS; encoded by the coding sequence GTGGAAGCGTTATCTAGAAACTTTTTCTTATACTTATCTAAAAATAAATCTTTAAACAAAATGGCAAAACGTTACGGTTTAAAATTCGGTGCTTCAAAAGTGGTTGGAGGAATAGACTTTGATCGTACAGTGCCAGTCATAAAAAAATTAAATGAAATGGGTTTGTGCACAACGGTAGATCATCTTGGTGAATTTGTAAATTCCATTGATGAAACACATGAACGTACAGCTCAAGAGATCCATACAATTCAAACCATTGCAAAAGAAAACCTTGATTCACAAACATCCGTAAAACTTACATCCCTAGGGCTGGATATTGATTATAACTTGGTATTTGAAAATATGCGGTCTATTTTAAATGAAGCTCAAAAATATGGCATTTTTGTAACGATTGATATGGAAGATGAAACAAGATGCCAAGCAACGCTAGATATATTTAAAGGGTTAAAAGCAGAATTTGATAATGTAGGTACCGTCATTCAATCTTATTTGTATCGATCTAGAGAAGATATCGATGATTTGAAAACACTTTTACCTAATTTACGTCTGGTAAAGGGCGCATATAAGGAATCTGCTGATGTAGCACATCAAGAAAAGAAAGATGTTGACGAAAACCTCAAACAAATGATAAAGGACCATCTAAACAATGGTAATTATACTGCGGTAGCAACTCATGATGATCAAATCATTAACTTTACGAAGCAATTTGCTGAAGAAAATAATATTAGTCGTGATTTGTTTGAATTTCAAATGTTATATGGCATGAGAGCACAAACACAACGAGAGCTAGTTAAACAAGGTTATAAAATGAGAGTTTATGTCCCTTATGGAAACGATTGGTATGGTTATTTTATGAGAAGACTTGCTGAAAGACCTGCCAATGTTGCCTTTGTAGCAAAAGGACTATTTAAAAGCTAA